Proteins encoded within one genomic window of Rubripirellula tenax:
- a CDS encoding PEP-CTERM sorting domain-containing protein (PEP-CTERM proteins occur, often in large numbers, in the proteomes of bacteria that also encode an exosortase, a predicted intramembrane cysteine proteinase. The presence of a PEP-CTERM domain at a protein's C-terminus predicts cleavage within the sorting domain, followed by covalent anchoring to some some component of the (usually Gram-negative) cell surface. Many PEP-CTERM proteins exhibit an unusual sequence composition that includes large numbers of potential glycosylation sites. Expression of one such protein has been shown restore the ability of a bacterium to form floc, a type of biofilm.), with translation MLRANSGGDVGRFEDVTISFHSYAGSIPALTAGTANFGDLASGNVYGSGTVSSGFPDNTDIDFNLNAVALIDLNLSSGLIAIAGSQPVATNSAGVFGDTPASGVTLILDVKAVPEPSSAILLIAAAGIVTRRSRRKT, from the coding sequence GTGCTGCGTGCGAATTCCGGCGGCGATGTCGGTCGATTCGAAGATGTCACGATCTCATTTCATTCGTATGCAGGATCCATCCCCGCGTTGACGGCTGGGACCGCAAACTTTGGTGATTTGGCAAGCGGAAACGTGTACGGCAGCGGGACAGTTTCCTCAGGGTTCCCCGATAATACCGATATCGATTTCAATCTGAACGCAGTCGCGTTGATCGATCTAAATTTGTCGTCTGGATTGATCGCAATTGCAGGTAGTCAACCTGTCGCAACCAATTCGGCCGGGGTGTTTGGTGATACACCGGCAAGCGGAGTGACACTGATACTAGATGTCAAAGCCGTGCCAGAACCATCCTCGGCGATCCTGCTGATCGCCGCAGCGGGTATCGTTACCCGACGCAGTCGACGGAAAACGTAG